In the genome of Telluria beijingensis, one region contains:
- the pcnB gene encoding polynucleotide adenylyltransferase PcnB gives MIKKFIRKILGVKDQRDSTEPTILGPAEHGIDPKNVSSNAIRVTQTLQEAGFKAFVVGGAVRDLLLGVKPKDFDIATDATPEQVKKLFRRAFIIGRRFQIVHVMFGQDLLEVTTFRGNGSDNAPKDEHGRVLRDNSFGPQHEDAARRDFTINAMYYDPATQSVLDYHGGIEDIRAKTLRIIGMPEARYREDPVRMLRVVRFAAKLGFTIEPTTRAPIPVMAPLIDNVPAARVFDEMLKLLLSGHALACLKELRSAGLHHGLLPLLDVVLEQPIGMKFVTLALDSTDSRVKAGKGVSPGFLFASLLWHQVLEKWTAYRAAGEAPIPALHLAADAVLETQTENLALQRRIATDMRDIWAMQPRFERRAGRAPYKLLEHPRFRAGYDFLLLRCASGELPAEVGEWWTEFYAAEGGDRERLVAAASTREREGGANGGAPKKRRPRRGPRKTGGEGGAAAPAAAGDSSE, from the coding sequence ATGATTAAAAAATTCATCCGTAAAATCCTGGGTGTGAAAGACCAGCGCGACTCCACCGAACCGACCATCCTCGGCCCCGCCGAACACGGCATCGATCCGAAGAACGTCTCGTCCAACGCGATCCGCGTCACGCAAACCCTGCAGGAAGCCGGCTTCAAGGCCTTCGTCGTCGGCGGCGCCGTGCGCGACCTGCTGCTGGGCGTCAAGCCCAAGGACTTCGACATCGCCACCGACGCCACGCCCGAGCAGGTGAAAAAACTGTTCCGGCGCGCCTTCATCATCGGCCGCCGGTTCCAGATCGTGCACGTGATGTTCGGCCAGGACCTGCTCGAGGTAACGACCTTCCGCGGCAACGGCAGCGACAACGCGCCCAAGGACGAGCATGGCCGCGTGTTGCGCGACAACAGCTTCGGCCCGCAGCACGAAGACGCCGCGCGGCGCGACTTCACCATCAACGCGATGTACTACGATCCGGCCACGCAATCGGTGCTGGACTACCACGGCGGCATCGAGGACATCCGCGCCAAGACCCTGCGCATCATCGGCATGCCCGAGGCGCGCTACCGCGAAGACCCGGTGCGCATGCTGCGCGTGGTGCGCTTCGCGGCCAAGCTGGGCTTCACGATCGAGCCGACCACGCGCGCGCCGATCCCCGTCATGGCGCCGCTGATCGACAACGTGCCGGCCGCGCGCGTGTTCGACGAGATGCTCAAGCTGCTGCTGTCGGGCCACGCCCTCGCCTGCCTCAAGGAGCTGCGCTCGGCCGGCCTGCACCATGGCCTGCTGCCGCTGCTGGACGTGGTGCTGGAACAGCCGATCGGCATGAAGTTCGTGACCCTGGCGCTGGACTCCACCGACTCGCGCGTCAAGGCCGGCAAGGGCGTGTCGCCCGGCTTCCTGTTCGCCTCGCTGCTGTGGCACCAGGTGCTCGAAAAATGGACCGCCTACCGCGCCGCCGGCGAAGCGCCGATTCCCGCGCTGCACCTGGCGGCCGATGCCGTGCTCGAAACGCAAACCGAGAACCTGGCCCTGCAGCGCCGCATCGCCACCGACATGCGCGACATCTGGGCCATGCAGCCGCGCTTCGAGCGCCGCGCCGGCCGCGCGCCGTACAAGCTGCTGGAGCATCCGCGTTTCCGCGCTGGCTACGACTTCCTGCTGCTGCGCTGCGCTTCGGGCGAGCTGCCGGCCGAGGTGGGCGAATGGTGGACCGAGTTCTATGCGGCCGAAGGCGGCGACCGCGAACGCCTGGTGGCGGCGGCCAGCACGCGCGAGCGCGAAGGCGGCGCCAATGGCGGCGCGCCCAAGAAGCGCCGTCCGCGCCGTGGCCCGCGCAAGACCGGTGGTG
- a CDS encoding alpha/beta hydrolase family protein: MPAFTRTVRAAALAALALCAAPAPAQAPAAATAPPPISAFYANAAFGGAKLSPDASHLAARSSAKGQRDFLVVVDLRNNSGKIVATYTDADVGEFEWVNNERLVFNTRDKTVAQGNARTAPGLYAVDRDGGRFAQLAERTGGGMVAGGFKGARKLLPWNTFLTGQKGAQDSNNIYVIHPVSDTRGETRYVDLLRVDTVTGFSQPVPRPGNARGWMLDHKGEPRVASTIDQGSVTLHYREPASSEWRVLTSYKAYGDGSSAIEPVGFGPDGTFYVAARNGKDTTALHTFDIATGKLNPEPLLVAPGYDFAGGLVTNRAAVLGIAFTTDATSNEWFDPGMKQVQEKLDKLLPATINLVSVPAQADSPWVLVTSYSDVYPASFALYNKTTGLLNKVGDSRPGIDPAQMGRQQFVRYKARDGLDIPALLTLPRGKGNKNLPMVMLVHGGPYVRGVSWGWNPDAQFLASRGYAVLEPDFRGSTGYGARHFKAGWKQWGLSMQDDLADGVQWLVKQGTVDPQRVCIAGASYGGYATLMGLVNDPALYKCGINWVGVTDIGLLFDNGWGFTSDLSEEYKVYGMPELIGDPVKEAERFKATSPIQQAARITQPLLLAYGGVDVRVPINHGTAFRSAVMRTNQSVEWVEYPDEGHGWGLEKNRIDFYTRVEKFLDKHIGSGAAP; the protein is encoded by the coding sequence ATGCCTGCATTTACCCGCACCGTGCGCGCCGCCGCGCTGGCCGCATTGGCCCTGTGCGCCGCGCCAGCCCCGGCCCAAGCGCCAGCCGCTGCGACCGCCCCGCCACCGATCTCCGCCTTCTACGCCAATGCCGCCTTCGGCGGCGCCAAGCTGTCGCCCGACGCCAGCCACCTGGCGGCGCGCTCCAGCGCCAAGGGCCAGCGCGACTTCCTGGTCGTGGTCGACCTGCGCAACAACAGCGGCAAGATCGTCGCCACCTATACCGATGCCGATGTCGGCGAATTCGAATGGGTCAACAACGAACGCCTGGTGTTCAACACCCGCGACAAGACCGTCGCCCAGGGCAACGCCCGCACCGCGCCCGGCCTGTACGCGGTCGACCGCGACGGCGGCCGCTTCGCGCAACTGGCCGAGCGCACCGGCGGCGGGATGGTGGCGGGCGGTTTCAAGGGCGCGCGCAAGCTGCTGCCCTGGAATACCTTCCTGACCGGCCAGAAAGGCGCCCAGGATTCAAACAATATCTATGTGATCCATCCGGTCAGCGACACCCGCGGCGAAACGCGCTACGTCGACCTGCTGCGCGTGGACACCGTGACCGGTTTCAGCCAGCCGGTGCCGCGCCCCGGCAATGCGCGCGGCTGGATGCTCGACCACAAGGGCGAGCCGCGGGTGGCCTCGACGATCGACCAGGGCAGCGTGACCCTGCACTACCGCGAACCTGCCAGCAGCGAGTGGCGCGTGCTGACCAGCTACAAGGCCTATGGCGACGGCAGCAGTGCCATCGAACCGGTCGGCTTCGGCCCTGACGGCACCTTCTATGTCGCGGCGCGCAACGGCAAGGACACCACCGCCCTGCATACCTTCGACATCGCGACCGGCAAGCTCAATCCCGAACCGCTGCTGGTCGCGCCGGGCTATGACTTCGCCGGCGGCCTGGTCACCAACCGCGCCGCGGTGCTCGGCATCGCCTTCACCACCGACGCTACCTCGAACGAATGGTTCGACCCGGGCATGAAGCAGGTCCAGGAAAAACTCGACAAGCTGCTGCCGGCCACCATCAACCTGGTGTCGGTCCCGGCCCAGGCCGATTCGCCGTGGGTGCTGGTGACCTCGTACTCGGATGTGTATCCGGCCAGCTTCGCGCTGTACAACAAGACCACTGGACTGCTGAACAAGGTCGGCGACTCGCGTCCCGGCATCGACCCGGCCCAGATGGGTCGCCAGCAATTCGTGCGCTACAAGGCGCGCGACGGCCTCGACATCCCGGCGCTGCTGACCCTGCCCCGCGGCAAGGGCAACAAGAACCTGCCGATGGTGATGCTGGTCCATGGCGGCCCGTACGTGCGCGGCGTTTCCTGGGGCTGGAACCCGGACGCCCAGTTCCTCGCCTCGCGCGGCTACGCCGTGCTGGAGCCGGATTTCCGCGGCAGCACCGGCTATGGCGCCCGGCACTTCAAGGCCGGCTGGAAGCAATGGGGCCTGTCGATGCAGGACGACCTGGCCGATGGCGTGCAATGGCTGGTCAAGCAGGGCACGGTCGATCCGCAGCGGGTCTGCATCGCCGGCGCCAGCTATGGCGGCTATGCCACCCTGATGGGCCTGGTCAACGATCCGGCGCTGTACAAGTGCGGCATCAACTGGGTCGGCGTGACCGACATCGGCCTGCTGTTCGACAATGGCTGGGGCTTCACCTCGGACCTGTCCGAGGAATACAAGGTGTACGGCATGCCTGAACTGATCGGCGACCCAGTGAAGGAAGCCGAGCGCTTCAAGGCCACCTCGCCGATCCAGCAGGCGGCGCGCATCACCCAGCCGCTGCTGCTGGCCTATGGCGGCGTCGATGTCCGGGTGCCGATCAACCACGGCACCGCCTTCCGCAGCGCCGTCATGCGCACGAATCAAAGCGTGGAGTGGGTCGAGTATCCGGACGAAGGCCACGGCTGGGGCCTGGAAAAGAATCGCATCGATTTCTATACGCGGGTCGAGAAATTCCTCGACAAGCATATCGGCAGCGGCGCCGCTCCTTGA
- the cysC gene encoding adenylyl-sulfate kinase has product MTLPAPSAPVLGDERRARAGHGGAVVWITGLSGAGKTTLAEAAERALFERGCNVFVLDGDKVRGGLCADLGFSLPERSENIRRIGEVARLFHQAGQLVLVSVISPLRADRARARALVPAPDFIEVYCRCPLAVCEARDPKGLYRKARAGQLPEFTGISSPYEAPEAPDVLVDSATSSVDDEVAKLLAELQRRGIIAA; this is encoded by the coding sequence ATGACCTTGCCCGCGCCGTCCGCTCCCGTCCTTGGCGACGAGCGGCGCGCGCGGGCCGGCCACGGCGGCGCCGTGGTCTGGATCACGGGGCTGTCCGGCGCCGGCAAGACCACCCTGGCCGAGGCCGCCGAGCGCGCCCTGTTCGAACGCGGCTGCAATGTGTTCGTGCTCGACGGCGACAAGGTGCGCGGCGGGCTGTGCGCCGATCTTGGTTTTTCCCTCCCTGAACGTTCCGAGAATATCCGCCGCATCGGCGAAGTGGCGCGCCTGTTCCATCAGGCGGGCCAGCTCGTGCTGGTGTCGGTCATTTCTCCGCTGCGCGCCGACCGCGCGCGTGCGCGGGCGCTGGTGCCGGCGCCGGATTTCATCGAAGTGTATTGCCGCTGCCCGCTGGCGGTGTGCGAAGCGCGCGATCCGAAGGGCTTGTACCGCAAGGCGCGGGCCGGCCAGCTGCCGGAGTTCACCGGCATTTCCTCTCCCTATGAAGCACCCGAGGCGCCCGACGTGCTGGTCGACAGCGCCACCTCGTCGGTCGACGACGAGGTGGCGAAGCTGCTGGCCGAATTGCAGCGGCGCGGCATCATCGCCGCCTGA
- a CDS encoding sulfotransferase has product MTSLPAVSQQKFHFISGLPRSGSTLLSGILLQNPRFQAGMSSPVSGLCNAVLGQVSAGSEFGAVVGRDKRRQLLRGLFDSYYADVGREVVFDTSRAWCARMPLVRDLFPEAKVIACVRSVAWIMDSFERLYRANPYEHTRLFGAAGARGTVTSRLEGLGQHDGTVGHPWAALREAFYGEHASSLLLVDYELLSRAPGKVMPLIYDFLGEPRFEHDFENVDYDAEEFDAQLGAPGLHKVRARVEYKPRQTIIPPDLFDRFDKMSFWTDTAGSAANVIAPQNAQQGKQA; this is encoded by the coding sequence ATGACTTCTCTGCCTGCTGTTTCTCAGCAAAAATTCCATTTCATCTCGGGCCTCCCGCGGTCCGGTTCGACCCTGTTATCCGGCATCCTGCTGCAGAATCCGCGCTTCCAGGCCGGCATGAGCAGCCCGGTCAGCGGCTTGTGCAATGCCGTGCTGGGGCAGGTGAGCGCCGGCAGCGAGTTCGGGGCGGTGGTCGGTCGCGATAAGCGCCGCCAGTTGCTGCGCGGCCTGTTCGATTCCTACTATGCGGACGTCGGCCGCGAGGTGGTGTTCGACACCAGCCGCGCCTGGTGCGCTCGCATGCCGCTGGTGCGCGACCTGTTCCCGGAGGCGAAGGTGATCGCCTGCGTGCGCAGCGTGGCCTGGATCATGGACAGCTTCGAACGCCTGTACCGCGCCAATCCGTACGAGCACACGCGCCTGTTCGGCGCGGCCGGCGCGCGCGGCACCGTGACCAGCCGGCTGGAAGGCCTGGGCCAGCACGACGGCACCGTCGGCCATCCCTGGGCCGCCTTGCGTGAAGCCTTCTATGGCGAGCATGCGTCGTCGCTGCTGCTGGTCGATTACGAATTGCTGAGCCGGGCGCCGGGCAAGGTCATGCCGCTGATTTATGACTTCCTGGGCGAGCCGCGCTTCGAGCACGACTTCGAGAACGTCGACTACGATGCCGAGGAATTCGATGCGCAGCTCGGCGCCCCCGGGCTGCACAAGGTCCGCGCGCGGGTGGAGTACAAGCCGCGCCAGACCATCATCCCGCCCGATCTGTTCGACCGGTTCGACAAGATGTCCTTCTGGACTGACACCGCCGGCAGCGCCGCCAATGTAATCGCACCGCAGAACGCACAACAAGGAAAACAGGCATGA
- the hda gene encoding DnaA regulatory inactivator Hda, whose translation MKQLVLDLGAEPAQSLDTFQVGANAELAHLMHLFAERSSREHFAYLWGDTGAGKTHLLHGLAASPGARYIAADAPAADFVHAPATTLYLLDDCDRLTPQRQIDAFALFNQIREHGAYMVCTGPVPPAVLQVREDLRTRMGWGLVYQIHGLSDDQKIEALTHAAEARGLTLSASVLPYLLSHFKRDMRSLSTMLDALDQYSLETQRPVTLPLLRDLLLQENLPLEPKE comes from the coding sequence ATGAAACAGCTGGTGCTCGATTTAGGCGCCGAACCGGCCCAGAGCCTCGACACCTTCCAGGTGGGGGCGAATGCCGAACTGGCGCACCTGATGCACCTGTTCGCCGAGCGCAGCTCGCGCGAACACTTCGCCTATCTGTGGGGCGACACCGGCGCCGGCAAGACCCATCTGCTGCACGGCCTGGCGGCCAGCCCGGGTGCGCGCTATATCGCGGCCGACGCGCCGGCCGCCGATTTCGTCCATGCGCCCGCCACCACCCTGTACCTGCTGGACGATTGCGACCGCTTGACCCCGCAGCGCCAGATCGACGCCTTCGCCCTGTTCAACCAGATCCGCGAGCATGGCGCCTACATGGTCTGCACCGGCCCGGTGCCGCCGGCCGTGCTGCAGGTGCGCGAAGACCTGCGCACCCGCATGGGCTGGGGCCTGGTGTACCAGATCCACGGCCTGTCCGACGACCAGAAGATCGAGGCCCTGACGCACGCCGCCGAGGCGCGCGGTTTGACCTTGTCGGCCAGCGTGTTACCCTATTTGTTGTCTCATTTCAAACGCGACATGCGTTCCCTGTCGACCATGCTGGACGCCCTGGACCAGTATTCGCTCGAAACCCAGCGCCCGGTCACGCTGCCCCTGCTGCGCGACCTGCTGTTGCAAGAGAACCTGCCGCTCGAACCCAAAGAATGA
- a CDS encoding HAD family hydrolase: protein MKNLALFDLDHTLLPLDSDHEWGEFLARVGAVDGDAYRARNDAFFAQYNAGVLDPVEYLEFALGTLASFPRHELDALHARYMREVIEPAIRPQALKLVREHQQAGDLVAIITATNHYITAPIAAAFGVEHHIAAMPQVDADGKLTGRLAGTPTSGPGKITHMHAWLERLGQPFGSFGSSHFYSDSHNDIPLLSIVSHPVATNPSAALATHAREQGWPTIQLFND from the coding sequence ATGAAAAACCTTGCCCTGTTTGACCTCGACCACACCCTGCTGCCGCTCGATTCGGACCACGAATGGGGCGAATTTTTGGCGCGGGTCGGCGCGGTCGACGGCGATGCCTACCGCGCCCGCAACGACGCCTTCTTCGCCCAGTACAATGCCGGCGTGCTCGACCCGGTCGAATACCTCGAGTTCGCGCTCGGCACCCTGGCGAGCTTTCCGCGCCACGAACTCGATGCCCTCCATGCGCGCTATATGCGCGAAGTGATCGAACCGGCGATCCGGCCGCAAGCCCTGAAACTGGTGCGCGAGCACCAGCAGGCCGGCGACCTGGTGGCGATCATCACCGCCACCAACCACTACATCACGGCGCCGATCGCGGCTGCCTTCGGCGTCGAGCACCATATCGCGGCCATGCCGCAGGTCGACGCCGACGGCAAGCTGACCGGACGCCTGGCCGGCACCCCGACCTCGGGCCCGGGCAAGATCACGCACATGCATGCCTGGCTGGAACGTCTGGGGCAGCCGTTCGGCAGCTTCGGCAGCAGCCATTTCTACAGCGATTCGCACAACGACATTCCGCTGCTGTCCATCGTCTCCCATCCGGTCGCGACCAATCCGAGCGCCGCGCTCGCGACCCATGCGCGCGAGCAGGGCTGGCCAACCATCCAACTATTCAATGATTAA
- the purM gene encoding phosphoribosylformylglycinamidine cyclo-ligase, whose product MSQPSNVSLSYRDAGVDIDAGDALVEAIKPLAKRTMREGVLGGIGGFGGLFEISKKFKEPVLVSGTDGVGTKLKLAFELNRHDTVGIDLVAMSVNDILVQGAEPLFFLDYFACGKLDVATATAVVSGIAKGCEESGCALLGGETAEMPGMYPDGEYDLAGFAVGAVEKSQIIDGSKIVPGDVVLGLASSGIHSNGYSLVRKIISVANPDLEADFHGRKLADVLMAPTRLYVKPLLALMASMEVKGLVHITGGGLVENIPRVLQDNLTAVLDASSWTMPPLFQWLQQHGGVADAEMHRVFNCGIGMTVIVSKENADAAFAQLEAAGETVYRIGEIRAREEGQAQTVVL is encoded by the coding sequence ATGAGCCAACCATCTAATGTTTCTCTCTCCTACCGCGACGCGGGTGTCGATATCGATGCCGGCGACGCCCTGGTCGAAGCGATCAAGCCGCTTGCCAAGCGCACCATGCGCGAAGGCGTGCTGGGCGGTATCGGCGGCTTCGGCGGTCTGTTTGAGATCAGCAAGAAGTTCAAGGAACCGGTCCTGGTATCCGGCACCGACGGCGTGGGCACCAAGCTCAAGCTGGCGTTCGAACTGAACCGCCACGACACGGTCGGCATCGACCTGGTCGCCATGAGCGTCAACGACATCCTGGTGCAGGGCGCCGAGCCGCTGTTCTTCCTCGATTACTTTGCTTGCGGCAAGCTGGACGTGGCGACCGCCACCGCCGTGGTCTCGGGCATCGCCAAGGGCTGCGAAGAGTCGGGCTGCGCCCTGCTGGGCGGCGAAACCGCCGAAATGCCGGGCATGTACCCGGACGGCGAATACGACCTGGCCGGCTTCGCCGTCGGCGCGGTCGAGAAATCGCAGATCATCGACGGCAGCAAGATCGTGCCGGGCGACGTGGTGCTGGGCCTGGCCTCGTCGGGCATCCACTCCAACGGCTACTCGCTGGTGCGCAAGATCATTAGCGTCGCCAATCCCGACCTCGAGGCCGATTTCCACGGCCGTAAGCTGGCCGACGTGCTGATGGCGCCGACCCGTCTCTACGTCAAGCCGCTGCTGGCGCTCATGGCGTCGATGGAAGTAAAAGGCCTGGTGCACATCACCGGCGGCGGCCTGGTCGAGAACATCCCGCGCGTGCTGCAGGACAACCTGACCGCGGTGCTGGACGCGTCGTCGTGGACCATGCCGCCGCTGTTCCAGTGGCTGCAACAGCATGGCGGCGTGGCGGATGCCGAGATGCACCGCGTGTTCAACTGCGGCATCGGCATGACCGTGATCGTCTCGAAAGAAAACGCGGATGCCGCCTTCGCCCAGCTCGAAGCGGCCGGCGAGACCGTCTACCGTATCGGCGAGATCCGCGCCCGCGAAGAAGGCCAGGCGCAGACCGTCGTCCTGTAA